One window from the genome of Elusimicrobiota bacterium encodes:
- a CDS encoding rod shape-determining protein MreC, whose translation MFHRHQTLTLFGFYSLLSLAFLSWSADRVVHSLKITFYSLWSPLGGAVIDELDQAGRFGGRLADLFRADQRAREFESKWIQDRLDTARLETLEEENERLTGLLGISVGAGYRATGARVWARDPADWFHSLLVKIDSPTVAMGDAVITVQDGRSVVLGQVQELLPDGKARVLLLTDPFSALSAQVGRTGEQGLVEGRGGARLLLNYLYADSTVRAGDEIVTAGLGDVYPPHVLVGHVTDVVEPVGASSKRAAVFPAARLGFVRELLILSPVNEKSITRNKTP comes from the coding sequence TTGTTTCATCGGCACCAAACCTTAACTCTTTTCGGTTTCTATTCTCTCCTCAGCCTGGCTTTCCTGTCGTGGTCGGCGGATCGCGTGGTTCACTCCCTTAAAATTACTTTTTATTCGCTCTGGTCTCCTCTGGGGGGGGCCGTCATCGATGAACTTGATCAGGCGGGACGATTCGGTGGTCGATTGGCGGACCTTTTTCGAGCCGATCAGCGAGCGAGAGAATTCGAATCCAAGTGGATCCAAGATCGTTTGGACACCGCCCGCTTGGAAACATTGGAAGAGGAAAACGAACGTCTCACGGGTCTCCTGGGGATCTCTGTGGGGGCCGGGTATCGTGCCACCGGAGCCCGCGTCTGGGCTCGAGATCCGGCGGACTGGTTTCATTCTCTACTTGTTAAAATAGATTCCCCCACTGTCGCCATGGGCGATGCGGTCATCACCGTTCAGGACGGACGCTCGGTCGTTCTGGGGCAAGTGCAAGAACTTCTTCCCGATGGGAAGGCGCGGGTTCTCCTTCTGACCGATCCTTTCTCGGCCCTCTCGGCCCAAGTGGGCAGAACAGGGGAGCAGGGGTTGGTGGAAGGGCGTGGCGGGGCCCGACTCTTACTCAATTACTTGTATGCGGATTCCACCGTTCGAGCGGGTGACGAAATCGTCACCGCGGGGTTAGGGGACGTTTATCCCCCCCATGTTTTAGTGGGTCATGTAACAGATGTGGTGGAACCCGTCGGGGCCAGTTCTAAAAGGGCGGCTGTTTTCCCCGCCGCACGCCTTGGTTTTGTGCGTGAGCTCCTGATCCTTTCACCCGTGAATGAAAAATCGATAACACGAAACAAAACCCCATGA
- the mrdA gene encoding penicillin-binding protein 2, giving the protein MLNRTSSLFSSREDYRIFLLSSFVTVVFFTLLLRLFYLQVVRGQDMERRAKMNSTQVLPLLAPRGLVFARDGNTDEPLLENAPRFSLYYSYSDKATTSIESIKRELSERLPESFKIIQQKLAEARKSGKITRVLTDIPSPVALALMERRLFLPGVNILVEPQRRPRYGFLACHILGYAGEVDETELRRSRDQGLRHGQWVGKNGIERVYDELLRGTDGGLQFEVDAMGRHLQVVRRIPSSPGNDVYLTINRRLQSVAEAGLAASISGRGAAVALDPQTGAVLALASAPGYDSSGNLGAYLSDQALPLFNRAIQGIYPPGSVFKIVTAATGLQDIDWDTRKSFLCTGSYRLGDREFGCWNKHGQKEFFGAVAFSCNIYFYNIGRALGPDPIEAMAKAFGFGEKTGIELAGESSGLVPGRSWKKKVMRQGWFEGDTLNFSIGQGAMTATPLQAAVFFAALANGGTVWRPYVVDRVVSPENKILFHQNPDPRQRVVLKETVWATLRRAMEGVVLEGSGRGVQRSDLVIGAKTGTAQNPHGEDHSWFTAYAGRPGQKPGLALAVFVENGGHGSVSAGPIARAMINEFYPRESL; this is encoded by the coding sequence ATGCTTAATCGGACCTCTTCTTTGTTCTCCTCCCGGGAAGATTATCGAATTTTCCTTTTGTCGTCGTTCGTGACCGTGGTGTTTTTTACCCTCCTCCTCCGTCTTTTTTATCTTCAGGTGGTACGGGGTCAAGACATGGAACGTCGTGCCAAAATGAACAGTACCCAGGTCCTTCCCCTGCTTGCGCCCCGAGGGCTGGTGTTTGCCCGTGATGGCAACACCGATGAACCCCTTCTGGAAAACGCCCCTCGATTTTCACTTTATTATTCTTACAGTGACAAGGCGACCACGTCTATAGAAAGCATTAAACGGGAACTTTCAGAACGCCTCCCTGAATCCTTTAAGATCATTCAACAAAAATTGGCCGAAGCCCGGAAATCAGGAAAAATTACCCGTGTGCTCACGGACATTCCCTCCCCTGTGGCTCTGGCTCTAATGGAACGACGTTTGTTTCTGCCAGGAGTGAATATTTTAGTGGAACCCCAGCGGAGACCCCGTTATGGGTTTTTGGCATGCCACATCCTGGGTTACGCCGGAGAAGTGGATGAAACAGAACTTCGTCGATCTCGAGACCAAGGGCTCCGACACGGTCAGTGGGTGGGAAAAAATGGCATTGAACGCGTTTACGATGAGTTGTTGCGGGGAACCGATGGGGGCCTCCAATTTGAAGTGGACGCCATGGGCCGTCACCTTCAGGTGGTTCGCCGGATTCCCTCCTCCCCAGGGAATGATGTTTATTTAACGATTAATCGCCGACTGCAATCAGTCGCGGAAGCGGGGTTGGCGGCGTCCATTTCGGGACGCGGAGCGGCGGTCGCTCTCGACCCACAAACGGGGGCTGTTTTGGCTCTGGCCAGTGCTCCCGGCTATGACTCCTCTGGAAACTTAGGAGCCTATCTCAGTGACCAGGCTCTCCCGCTCTTCAATCGAGCGATTCAGGGAATATATCCTCCAGGGTCTGTCTTCAAAATTGTGACGGCCGCTACGGGACTTCAGGACATCGATTGGGATACCCGTAAATCCTTTCTGTGCACGGGGTCCTATCGGTTGGGAGATCGGGAATTCGGGTGTTGGAACAAGCACGGACAAAAAGAATTTTTTGGGGCCGTGGCGTTTTCATGCAACATCTACTTTTACAATATCGGCCGGGCCCTCGGCCCGGATCCGATCGAGGCCATGGCAAAGGCGTTTGGGTTTGGAGAGAAAACCGGTATTGAATTAGCCGGCGAATCCTCCGGATTGGTCCCGGGCCGGTCCTGGAAAAAAAAAGTGATGCGCCAAGGGTGGTTTGAAGGGGACACGTTAAACTTTAGTATTGGCCAGGGGGCCATGACCGCGACCCCCCTTCAAGCCGCGGTATTTTTTGCGGCCTTGGCCAACGGGGGGACCGTGTGGCGCCCCTATGTGGTGGACCGTGTTGTTTCTCCTGAAAATAAAATCCTCTTTCACCAAAATCCTGATCCACGCCAGCGGGTCGTCTTGAAGGAGACTGTTTGGGCCACATTGCGTCGGGCGATGGAGGGCGTTGTTTTGGAGGGATCTGGACGGGGTGTTCAGCGTTCGGATCTCGTGATTGGCGCCAAAACGGGCACGGCCCAGAATCCCCATGGAGAAGACCATTCCTGGTTTACCGCTTACGCGGGCCGGCCGGGACAAAAACCGGGTTTGGCCTTGGCGGTATTCGTTGAAAACGGTGGGCACGGATCTGTCTCCGCGGGACCCATCGCCCGGGCAATGATCAATGAGTTTTACCCACGGGAGTCTCTCTGA
- the mreD gene encoding rod shape-determining protein MreD: MKRFLAYFSLSLLFMWIFQILFLYIIPTGWPTPQWLLLVTLVLGSQGRTKLAMTLGFLWGLALDVHGMSAFGVQGWLLAFVGFVSGTLSKNLNEDKFGTQLSLAVAATCVVEIGIYILASFFDQSRVGRPGLGLVLIHIFLNGLAAPAVFWAVTAWSDFWVPRPSKANA; this comes from the coding sequence ATGAAGAGATTCCTGGCCTATTTTTCGCTTTCTTTGCTTTTCATGTGGATTTTCCAAATTCTTTTTCTCTATATTATTCCAACGGGGTGGCCAACGCCCCAATGGCTTTTGCTGGTGACTCTTGTCTTGGGGTCTCAGGGGCGAACGAAACTTGCCATGACGCTAGGATTTCTATGGGGATTGGCGTTGGATGTACACGGGATGTCTGCTTTTGGGGTTCAGGGCTGGCTCCTGGCGTTCGTTGGATTTGTATCGGGGACGCTCTCTAAAAATTTGAACGAAGATAAGTTCGGAACCCAACTTTCCTTAGCGGTGGCCGCGACCTGTGTTGTGGAAATCGGAATTTACATTCTTGCCTCCTTTTTTGACCAATCCCGCGTGGGACGCCCCGGGTTGGGGTTGGTTTTGATTCATATCTTTTTAAACGGGCTGGCCGCCCCCGCTGTTTTTTGGGCGGTGACCGCGTGGAGCGATTTCTGGGTTCCCCGCCCCTCTAAAGCCAATGCTTAA